The genomic stretch TCGTCGGCTTCCCCGGAGAGACCGATGTCGACTTCGAGGATACGCTGCGGATCGTTCAGGCGGTCGGCTATGCCCAGGCCTTCTCGTTCAAGTATTCCACCCGTCCCGGCACGCCCGGCGCCGACCTTCCCGATCAGGTTCCCGAGGACGTGAAGTCGGAACGGCTTGAAAGATTGCAGGCCCTCCTCTTGAAACAGCAGGCGGAGTTCGCCAAATCCTGCGTTGGAAAGGTCATCGACCTGTTGCTGGAAAAGCCTGGCCGGAACGAGGGTCAGGTGATCGGAAGATCGCCCTGGCTGCAGTCTGTGAATGTTGATGCAAAAACATCGCAGATAGGTGACATTATTCCGGTACGAATCATCGGAACGGGGCCGAACAGCTTGTTTGCGGAGCCCGTACGGGATGTAATCATAGCCTGAACCCACTGGCGAGGAGCTTGCCTACTTGAACGGACACGAACTGGTTTCTTCACCCGCGCGTCAAACCCGATCCGCTGCGCCCGATGCCAACCACTTCGTGCTGACATTCGAGAACAACAGGTTAGCGAGCGAACTTTTCGGACAATTTGACCAGAATCTGAAATTGCTCGAGGAGCGGCTGCATGTCGATGCCCGCGCCAGGGGCAATTCCGTATCGATCTCCGGCGATGTCACGGCGACCAACCAGGCACGTCGCGCCCTCGACTATCTCTACGAGCGGCTCCAGAAGGGCGGCAGCGTCGAGGCTTCGGATGTCGAAGGCGCGATCCGCATGGCGGTTGCGGCGGACGACCAACTGCAGTTGCCGACCATGGAGCGCAAGGCAAAGCTGTCCATGGCGCAGATTTCCACGCGCAAGAAGACGATCGTTGCACGTACCCCCACCCAGGATACATACATTCGGGCGCTCGAGCGGGCGGAACTCGTCTTCGGCGTCGGCCCTGCCGGCACGGGCAAAACCTATCTCGCCGTAGCGCACGCGGCCCAGTTGCTCGAGCGCGGCGCCGTGGATCGAATCATCCTTTCCCGTCCGGCTGTTGAAGCGGGCGAACGGCTGGGCTTCCTGCCCGGCGACATGAAGGAGAAGGTCGATCCCTACCTGCGACCGCTCTACGACGCGCTTTACGACATGATACCGGGCGACAAGGTGGAGCGTGCGATCACCGCCGGCGTCATCGAAATCGCCCCGCTCGCCTTCATGCGGGGGCGCACACTCTCCAATGCGGCTGTTATCCTCGACGAAGCCCAGAACACGACATCGATGCAGATGAAGATGTTCCTGACCCGCCTCGGC from Pseudorhizobium banfieldiae encodes the following:
- a CDS encoding PhoH family protein — protein: MNGHELVSSPARQTRSAAPDANHFVLTFENNRLASELFGQFDQNLKLLEERLHVDARARGNSVSISGDVTATNQARRALDYLYERLQKGGSVEASDVEGAIRMAVAADDQLQLPTMERKAKLSMAQISTRKKTIVARTPTQDTYIRALERAELVFGVGPAGTGKTYLAVAHAAQLLERGAVDRIILSRPAVEAGERLGFLPGDMKEKVDPYLRPLYDALYDMIPGDKVERAITAGVIEIAPLAFMRGRTLSNAAVILDEAQNTTSMQMKMFLTRLGENARMIITGDPSQVDLPRGVKSGLVEALHVLKGVEGISVTRFKDIDVVRHPLVGRIVQAYDAQYAVHEESEEVDR